One Lycium ferocissimum isolate CSIRO_LF1 unplaced genomic scaffold, AGI_CSIRO_Lferr_CH_V1 ctg12274, whole genome shotgun sequence genomic window, CCgggttaataattttttttggtccatcaattattgataaattctaattttaatCCTTGTTTTTGCTTGGGAGTATTCAAGAATTTAGATAAGATCACCAAAACATTTATCCTCATCATATCTCATCATCTTGAATAGATGCAACAAGGTTCTAACTCAATTAGGCAACACAACCATAAATTTTACATAACCTGGCAAACCCCTTAAATATCAAATCCTGATGAATAGGGAGTACTAGCACACTAGTCAAGCACAGAGGCGGATCGAGGATTCAcattttatgagttttgaatTTCACAATAACGAATTCAAGTGCTAATATATAATTGGACTCCAAATTCAAACTCTGTACATAGTTAGTGaattttataccataaatacAACATTTAGGATAGACCTTCTGGGTTCAGCCGAACACGTAACACGTAAGTAGCCTTCTAGCTCCACCCCTAAATGGTCTCGATTGAGCGTTCTTTCTTAAGAATCCTCACGATTGTAGACATGGTCGGTCTGAATAACGGTAAATCTATGCATTGGATTGCTAATCTTAGAATCTTCTCCGCTTCTTCCTAGTCATAATTCAGATTATGATCAACTAGTTCCATTAGAGCTCCCATCCGATCCTTCTTTTGTGCCTATAGTAGTCCATAAAAGCCAATAACTTTGTTTAGGTTTGCTGGATTTCAACCATAAAATGTTTATTCATGTACATGTTATGAGCTGAGCAATTAAATGGAAATACAAGAGTGTCGAAAATATTAATACACGTGTAAGGCTCAGATCTTCGGGAATTAATGAACTGGAATGGTGGAGATTTAATTAGAAGTGGGGTCCTATAACTAACCTGGCAGTGCTAGAGTAATAACTAATTTCCGGTATCCCTCTTTCCTCTCCTCTTTCCTCTcaaccattcttcttcttctcttatgcaggtattagtcaACAATGGACTTCCAGATTATCTTGTTTAGTTCTCATTTCCTATTTAGTTGTAATTTGTTTCATTCAGTTAATATAAAACCTGtgaaaattttcccaaaaactctttgttttaattgttatttCATTAGCTTGTTGTAGTACATAACTAGCAGTTAGTTGAGTTTCACTCACCTCATCTACGAGGTATTCAGTGTCACCACCTGCCCTCGGGGTCTTGACTTTCATTCCACTGACAAGTATAAGTGTGACAACTCCAAAGCTATACAAATCTGCGCTAGCTTGTAAGGGGCGATCTTTAACTTCAGGCGCTGTATATAACCTGCAGAAGGCTTCCATTAGAGAGAAGTGCAATTGTGATAGCCAATGTATACAAAGTTAAccaatttgaaaacaaaatcgGTCAAAGGTTTTCCCTTACAGTGTTCCTTCCAACTTTTGCTTGTGATAAAGCCTTGCAAATCCAAAGTCATATATCTTCGGGTATAGATCGTCATCAAGAATAATGTTTGCTAGTTTAATATCCCCGTGCATAATTTCTTGTTTGGACCCCTCGTGAAGGAAAGCTAAACCTTCTGCTAGGACAAGACAAATTCTATACCTCGTTGGCCAATCTAATATCTCTCTAAATTCGTCTGAACCTGTAAGTAACCAAAGCTCAACTTTTATTTGTACAGCTAAGATGATAGTTTTCCCGTTCTTTACTACATCTGCGAAGGCTTAACGAagaaattttacataaatggAAGACATTACCAAATAATGCATCTTCAAGAGAGTATATTCCAATGTACTCATAGATAAACAGAAGCTGGTTGTCTCCTGCAGAGCATCCCATTAGTGTTGCAAGATTTGGATGTTTCATGCCAGCAATTGTACGACTCTTTTCCACAAACTCGTACATTACTTCTCACTTTTCATTCGGTGCTCCCATTGTCTTCCTAGATTACAATTAACAAccatttcccctttttatttcaCATCCCAACTCCCATTATACATGTAAATGATTAAAGTGCTCATAGAGTATTTGgatcaaaaatcaagttttatagAACGAAGGGGTAAAGGCTAATTAAATCGCtatcaaagaaaaggctaaaggctcaaaagggttaACTAGGGTGCTATTTGCAAGTTGGTGGGATAACTTTTTAGGCTTTTTTAGTGACTAATCAAAGAAACGCCTCTATCATTTTCTAGGCTCAACCGAACTTCATTTCGCTTTGTGAACACACggggcaagttctagacgtcAATACCAAACACGGATTCAAATGCAAAACCTTActcacacatggcacacaatcaATGCAAGAGGGATCCGGTTGTCCCTCGAATCAAACAACAATGAAAATCAACAATGCCAAGTGGGTCATACGAgtcaaacaaaaatcattttcaagtGCTTTCAAGAAAAGTGATACAATTTTCAAGGCATGCTTTCACAAAGGGGAAAAATTCAAGATCACTCATATGCCAATACTTCACCTAACCCGTGCACCTAGCATTTGAATACACCTACCCTAAGGACTAATTTTCCCTCAAGCAGGTTGTCATCCACCCGTCATCAGGAAAAGCCCTTtctatgacaaaaaaaaaaaaaaaaaaaatctacctacgcccggttcaaaggcccccccttgggaaagaaccgaggccataagaaaaccagGGGGTGGACGATGAATGCC contains:
- the LOC132041922 gene encoding probable LRR receptor-like serine/threonine-protein kinase At1g53420, with the translated sequence MGCSAGDNQLLFIYEYIGIYSLEDALFGSDEFREILDWPTRYRICLVLAEGLAFLHEGSKQEIMHGDIKLANIILDDDLYPKIYDFGFARLYHKQKLEGTLLYTAPEVKDRPLQASADLYSFGVVTLILVSGMKVKTPRAGGDTEYLVDEAQKKDRMGALMELVDHNLNYD